A stretch of DNA from Pontiella agarivorans:
TGGCTGAATCGGCCGCCTTCTTCGATATTCCGCTGGAACTGCATCCTGTGCAGGAATTGCTGGAAACGCTTGAGCACACCTGCGCAGGTGTGCACCACCGGGTCCGTCTGCTGGTTTCGCGTGACGGAGAGGTGGATGTTCAGACTGCGGCGGTTGAACCGGGGGGAGAGAAGGGCCTGATGCGGGCCGCTGTAGCGGATGCGCCGGTGGATTCACAGCATCTGTTTCTCTATCACAAAACGACGCATCGGGATGTTTATGAAAATGCGAAAGCGGCGTTTCCGGATTATGACGAGGTGATCCTCTGGAATGAAAAAGGCGAGGTAACGGAGGGGACGTTTACGAATGTGGTCATTTCCAGAGACGGGAAAAAAATTACGCCGCCGGTGGAGTGCGGACTGCTGGCCGGAACCTTCCGGGAGTATTTGCTGAAAACGGGCGAGGTTGAAGAGGGGATTGTGATGCGGGATGAGTTGAAGCAGGCGGATAACGTGTGGCTCGTCAATTCCGTCAGAAAATGGCAGAACGTCGTAATTGGAGGTTTGAGATGAACGTGATTATGGATTTGTGCATTGTACCGATCGGTGTCGGTGTTTCGCTGTCAGAATATGTTGCCGCGTGTGAGGATATTCTGAATCAGCCGGGGCTCAAAACATCGTTGCATCCCAATGGAACTTCCATCGAGGGGGAATGGGATCAGGTTATGGCCGCCGTGAAGGCCTGTCATGAAAAGGTGCACGGTATGGGGGCTCCGCGGATTCATACGAATATCAAACTGGGAACCCGTACGGATCGGGAGCAATCGCTCGAAGACAAGGTCAACAGCGTGAAGGAAAAAATGCTCTAATCCGTCTTGCAGACCGGAATTCGGAGAACGAAAAAAAGCCCGGTCAGGCAGAGCAGGGCGCCGACCGTTTTTATATAGAGGTTTTCAATCCGGTAAACTGAAAATCCGCCGAATAGAAGGATCATGGAAACCGAGATGATTTTCGCCTTTCGAGGCATACAGCGGTTTTCCTGCCAGTTGCGGATAATGCTTCCAAAGATGCGGTGTTCAAGCAGCCACCGGTGATACTTTTCAGACGAGTTGGCAAAGCACCAGGCCGCCAGCAGAAGAAGCGGTGTGGTGGGCAGCAGCGGAAGAAAAATGCCGAGTGTTGCCAGGGCCACGAGAATGAATCCGGCGGCCAGATAAAGAATTCGCACTTTTTCATTCATAACATGTGTCAGTCACGATGAAGCCTGACAAGGCCCCTTCCCGGAATGATTCTTCAACAGAATCCTGCAGGTTATCTGGATGTGCTCGGTGATTTGGTTTAGTCATTGTTTTATTCAGTCAGAATTTAGGACTGCGGGTCAATGCTCTTATAGGTATTCCAGTTTAATCCGAATGCCGATCTCGCCAACCGTTATCTTCAGCGCTGAAATATCGAACTGAAAAACCACAATGGGCATGGATATTTTTCGCTGCAAAAAGCCTGATGCGGTGTACAGCGAATGCATCATGCACTTCATCGTCTACAACCGTATAATGGAGGTTCGGCTAGTTTTGTTTGGCAGCTTTCACATGATCCAGTCCCATTAAAACTAAATATCCAATAACGCCTTTAAATCCGAATATTAGAATCATGAAGAAGCTTAGCCATCGATTTAGACACTTAGGAGGATTTTTGACGGTCCAGATCGCTGGGAAAATAAAGAGGATTGAATCAATGAAAATCTTGATCAAGAGGACTCTTGAAACATCTATCTCATTGGCCGCCGCAAACTGGGTAAATGATTTGGATAAGGCTAAGCTCCAGATGGGGGTCAGTAAACCTGAGATTACGCATAGTAAAATTAGTGTGTTGTATTTTTTCATCTTTCTCCTGACGAACGTTGACGCTGACCCGCCGTGCCTTGTGTGTTGCCTGACTCAACGGGCATTTTCATGGTAGGATCCAGCTTCTGGTTTGCCGCGATTTGTTTTTCAAGTTCCTGTCTGCACTGTTTTATAAGCGGCTCAATTTTTCCTCTAGACTTTCTTCTGAACTGGATTGCCTTTTTATAATCGCTGATTGCTTCCGCATATTTTCCAGATTCACGATAAATCTGTCCACGAAGAAAATGACAACTGTAATCCGCACTAAGATTTATAGACCTTGTGATGCAATAAATCGCGTCCTCTGCATTTTTGTATTGGTACCATTCAATCTCACCGAGTGAGTACCAGGCCCAATCAGTTCTGGAGTTGAGGGACAGAGATTTTTCCAAATCTGCTTTGGCCTCTGGATATTTTTTGATCCTTTGGTAGCTTCTTCCGCGCAATGCCAGTGTTGAATCCATATCTGGATCTATTTTCAATGCCTTGCTGAATAACTCAATGGCTTTGTTATAGTTCGGTGGCTTTGTTCGGTATTCAACGCGGGCAAGGTTTTTCAATGTATCTAGATCGTATGGATGTTGTGCCAGTGCATTATTCAGATCATGTCGTGCAAGTTGTAGTTTTCTCATTGAGTAATAGAAATAGCCGCGACGAGAGTAGTTTTCAAAAGAGGGATCTATCCCTATTGCTTTGCCCATGTAGGCAATCGCCTCTTCTTTTTGACCTTGCTCCCAATATGCGTTTGCAAGTTCTCTTATGGGCTGGCTGTCATGGGGCGAGCGTGTTGAATAGTCCAGAAGAAGGGCGCGTAATTCCCTGAATTCCGTTGAGTTTTTCTTGCTTAATTCACGTTCCTTTTCCTTGAAATACCAGGATGTTTTCAGCGTGGTAAAGACGGGGAGTTCAGGATGGCTTTGTATGACAGTATCAATAAAGCTGAGAAGTGCTTGCTCATCTCCGCCCCAACGCGGATACATTGACCATGCCATGTTTCGGTATGCTCCCAAAAAGTCAGGGTGTTTTTCTGTGGCTCTAGTGAACCATTTCTCCTTTTCTTCAAACGAGCTTCCCTTGCCCATACATACGGCAATCATGTATTTGGCGGAACAAGGATCATCGGGATTCATTTCATATGCTTTTCCAAGGTCGGCCTCTGCTTTCTCGAGGTTTTGATAAAACAACGGCAAAGATTCATTTTTCACAGAATAGCCCCAACCGCCTCCTCGAACTCTCCATGCTTCATCCATGTACCATTTTCCTCGTGTGAGATATGCGGAATGTGTGGCGTTTTCACTAGAGCACCATGCATCAAGCTCATCAATAAGATCGATGTTGAGGCTTAGGAGGTAATATAACCATTTAAGTGCATATTCACCACTTAGGGTTTTTGTTTTCTGTTTTAAATATTCATCAAAAAATGATTGGGCTGAGGTGTAGTTTGAAGAAGAAAGGTAGTCGGCGACCAGTAGGGCATTCTCGCTAATGCTGGTTGTGCTTACTGGAGGTTTTTTTGTAGAACACCCCACGAGGGTAGATATAGCTAACAGTAGTATGATTGATTTTTTCATATTCTTTCCATGGCGAACGTTCAAAGTGAGCCGCTTGGAAATCAAACTTTGCCTGACTCAACGGGCGTTGTCCAAGTAGGCTCTACTTTCTGGTTGGGATTTTTTATCAAGCACTCAGAGCAAATGAAAATGTAAAACCACCTATCCATGAAACTAATGTCAAACACAGCCATGGGATCTTCTTCCATCTTTCTGGTTTGAACGACATGAATATTCCGACCCACAAACATGCCGAAAAAAATAAATACCAGATGTACGCTTTTGGTCCCCACAGAAAAAAAGCACATGGGCCAGAAAAAACAAATAACGTCTCAATTGGATCGCTCACGCTGATTCGTCCCATTCCCTCAAACAAGACGCTGAGAGAAAGAAGAAGATAGGCTACTCCCAGACTGGATATGATAATTTTGTTTTTCATATTTATCTGATCCCAACGTTATGGGTGAGTTTCGGTGAACATAAACTTTACTTAATCAACAGGCGTCGGCCACCGTAAACTCGAACCACTGGTTGGAAAAGACTCTGTTTTGAGCAAGTCAGTATCTCAAGTTTTCTACGTTTCTCTGCAGGTTGTCCGGGCACAGCAGGAAGTCCGCTGCTAAGCAGGTTGTCCGGTGAACAGTCTGCAAATCTGATTTATTGAATTTTTATGCACCCAAGTGAGTTGTTCCAACGTTATGGGTGAGCCGCCGGTGCTCACAAACTTCACTTAATCAACTGGCGTCGGCCACCGTAGGCTCCACCCACTGGTTCGAATTTTTTATTAAATTTGTGCCAATACGGTATTTGTAATAATGAGCGAGAAGATAAGTATAATTGAACCCGCTATATATTTTCCTTTTCTGGATAACGTACTACTTATCCATGCCCCAAACAACATGGTGAATCCCCATGCCATGACAGCCGCAGGTATCGATAACACACGCACTGCGTAACTCATCAATTCAAAATAGTTTATTAAAAATCCATAAATTCCAGAACATATTGCGGAGAGGACAACACACGTCCAATAAAATTTGTCTGTGGCTCTCTCTATCTT
This window harbors:
- a CDS encoding MTH1187 family thiamine-binding protein, coding for MNVIMDLCIVPIGVGVSLSEYVAACEDILNQPGLKTSLHPNGTSIEGEWDQVMAAVKACHEKVHGMGAPRIHTNIKLGTRTDREQSLEDKVNSVKEKML
- a CDS encoding YbaN family protein, whose amino-acid sequence is MNEKVRILYLAAGFILVALATLGIFLPLLPTTPLLLLAAWCFANSSEKYHRWLLEHRIFGSIIRNWQENRCMPRKAKIISVSMILLFGGFSVYRIENLYIKTVGALLCLTGLFFVLRIPVCKTD
- a CDS encoding tetratricopeptide repeat protein — translated: MKKSIILLLAISTLVGCSTKKPPVSTTSISENALLVADYLSSSNYTSAQSFFDEYLKQKTKTLSGEYALKWLYYLLSLNIDLIDELDAWCSSENATHSAYLTRGKWYMDEAWRVRGGGWGYSVKNESLPLFYQNLEKAEADLGKAYEMNPDDPCSAKYMIAVCMGKGSSFEEKEKWFTRATEKHPDFLGAYRNMAWSMYPRWGGDEQALLSFIDTVIQSHPELPVFTTLKTSWYFKEKERELSKKNSTEFRELRALLLDYSTRSPHDSQPIRELANAYWEQGQKEEAIAYMGKAIGIDPSFENYSRRGYFYYSMRKLQLARHDLNNALAQHPYDLDTLKNLARVEYRTKPPNYNKAIELFSKALKIDPDMDSTLALRGRSYQRIKKYPEAKADLEKSLSLNSRTDWAWYSLGEIEWYQYKNAEDAIYCITRSINLSADYSCHFLRGQIYRESGKYAEAISDYKKAIQFRRKSRGKIEPLIKQCRQELEKQIAANQKLDPTMKMPVESGNTQGTAGQRQRSSGER